Proteins from a genomic interval of Plasmodium reichenowi strain SY57 chromosome 11, whole genome shotgun sequence:
- a CDS encoding hypothetical protein (conserved Plasmodium protein, unknown function), translating into MNNHPVINIFLNKYQGLYKNLPNKTHIILLPESQTLLNVNINLEFIKRHLFYKGPSKDIYINLLDECIEIDSKNIYTSYGFEENKICEIIKIETNANYKFFKVIFINVPLNVQDNEENNFFSYYDIGENKERDNHFYNDSNNYKNDLNIFFNTNIKCKEFFYSQLNEFKHTYIIVKGYENFIGKKILNIVDDTLTYQNNTNQKLNGKDIKISLIKFTYSSLYKHIWKNLLKNYENIEYKIQHKMAYLRKDISAFLKKVQLENISFFHIKVISFHIKQIEKYHDPINKIHILDNISKIICEVVSAENNNLKEQNIAIYDINSDTLISILVAAISFGEIQNLISHSLHLHMYIDNLSTSEKIDKLSYIFTIFHSAIMYLCDVKNI; encoded by the exons atgaataatCATCCAGTaattaacatatttttgAATAAGTATCAAGGGTTATACAAAAACCTGCCGAATAAAacacatataatattattaccCGAATCTCAAACTTTATTAAATGTGAACATCAATTTagaatttataaaaaggcatttattttataaaggACCTTCAAaagatatttatataaatttattagaCGAATGTATAGAAATTgattcaaaaaatatttatacaagTTATGGAtttgaagaaaataaaatatgtgaaattataaaaattgaaaCAAATGctaattataaatttttcaaagtcatttttattaatgtACCATTAAATGTACAagataatgaagaaaataattttttttcttattatgatataggagaaaataaggaaagggataatcatttttataatgatagtaataattataaaaatgatttaaatatattttttaatacaaatattaaatgtaaagaatttttttattctcaacttaatgaatttaaacatacatatattatagtaaaaggatatgaaaattttattgGGAAAAAAATTCTAAACATTGTAGATGATACATTAAcatatcaaaataatacTAATCAAAAACTAAATGGTAaagatattaaaatatCTTTGATTAAATTTACCTATTCTTCTctttataaacatatatggaaaaatctgcttaaaaattatgaaaatattgaatataaaatacaaCATAAAATGGCTTATCTGAGAAAAGACATAAGTgcttttttaaaaaaggtTCAGCTGGAAAATATTAGTTTCTTTCACATAAAAGtaatttcttttcatattaAACAG ATTGAAAAGTATCATGATCcaattaataaaatacacatattagataatataagtaaaataatatgtgAAGTTGTATCAGcagaaaataataatttaaaagaacAAAACATTGCCATTTATGATATTAATAGTGATACACTTATTTCAATCCTTGTGGCAGCCATTTCTTTCGGTGAAATTCAAAATTTAATTAGTCATTCATTACAtttacatatgtatatagACAATTTAAGTACATCAGAAAAAATTGATAAGctttcttatatatttacaatatTCCATTCAGCTATTATGTATCTTTGTGATgtcaaaaatatatga
- a CDS encoding transcription factor with AP2 domain(s) codes for MMSDANKRQLRTRRKKTMNSLYYNSDYSNDISIEDSKSRLSGGKKSEGSSSKSKDVISSYTKKYSPNNKNHKHSKNIMNHKNMIYSDEYMNNMNEDNVDNEEICENHLYEENNDNNMNDDMNENNIIDEDENENTNLVNIDDENINDDNNNENNDNIEDMTNDMNNNLSHNNIISNENSYNNQIDSTFHNMNNKRKDEEHINNDDEYIHKSKDKKKSGSLVHIKNENTNKLDNNNNNNKNKKDSVSANGSNKNNCNTSSSNNRSRHVPNNNEINYAKMAEKLPHVVGVRFDKSQNRWLSGICINGRCINRYFPVYKFGFEEARRLAIQHRKNFETANVGHLKKQQGEAKTSHLNLLNLNSQIPNDFKDIQGKNKLIFKYLSYDSIQKEWVVTYDYDNKVLVNKFPVDIYGYNNAYEMAVHCINKLNICNQEKLCKNINKQEHSRGLQGDLLNNFNDNNNNINNNNNMNDNNNVLYNNNNNNNILDNNNNNNILDNNNNNNNNSIDNHNLNLYNNSSEHNNMCEDLSSFKIHKNKISRLINSAQSNFLMNNQKSELALNDILNNENMMNNLINEKQKLNINHNNINKKLEELENMRKEDTMFLNDSSSYLSTNDIKVLNGIKRLKTDNPPFNKQDEEFLLNSRNLNKYSSMQNNNSYDILNDSNFNILGNEGMFSLNDKKGINNNDVSKNRNITNSNYFKPFHDEAENNIYQLLNGKYLTNEDKSVHINLLNSVMKQSTMNKLSNEDDLFEKKEKKRKLKNNMLEQKGDDQFVNMNKRIDTNLVSNNNNINAFNNNNNNNISNNNISSNNNISNNNISNNNVINNNISNNNNISNNNNISNNNNISNNNISNNNISNNNISNNNIINNNISNNNISNNNISNNNNNVIPFGDEHFDALSFDEYRKRINSKKSNYSNIGENEKYKKLANGLLDNGETLSKNLNELKMYHLAGKKEKDNNMNSMNNILYNNNNNNNNNMKYYTHNEHHKNEELKRNQLNENVNHENMLNLNQMIRNILNNNSVDNNEKIIKGINILKNMTMNDKFNLINFNNQCMNYSYNNMIKKENYVKNIYKIINKGSEDSINYDEYLTVKLEVEDGEEKDQNGEKKKHNTSESYNEGKMNKKHKKKKKMKQNKIDEDITVNNGMIGEGNNDKIEDTNKNDHISNNSEVTNKDIINGEKNSNDSEEKEKEEKEDYNENIYNNNMNTDNNTSNSNDDNEQIINNENDYILNKTNNEINKEINTSSINEFNDIAFQLCPWKKGIQWNLLKKMWTCKLWDNKGNEITKNIHIKKKEGIDIGYKYCIKIRTNSFIFYLSKELNKFPHIPEISYDLQNLHFVVSYKDNEKKIYSFEDGIYKSFIDCMEYLNKQKREYNENIYDISNFIKEKNNLELDDIYKELNYFEYNRNVLSNICEETKIAYSIKPWLRGIIWEDKLKKWIVFFKDKNENLRISFFSTSDYNDDVIMSYNKACEYFSQVKESNNFDSNSEEFAQSIKNVIKNIQFDKIIEQQNDANNNDHKKGNLQEKHDIQTNYYNKVTQGNEGETNNNNNNNNNNNEGENMTDSQIVLNTNEIHVHNVHALKRPEVLYNIGETQSNHFLKDNNISNEHKSMETFYNENSYYNDDIAFLNYADSNDSLMSKGMSQYLSLSSKKKKKIRTTEDIYKSENDVLSYQNNELYSNVKNENYDENISENNKKYGKRKMELNFLSHSENNISNNTYNNNDYTNDDNHSTKVYSSDCEKNTNHNKKTEHKYDQENNKYFYNKDKLLFDHENGTIPRNIKKESNNLNNEYNLDYLNSEDIKNNNHHNHNNNNNNNNNNNIIINGPSSDGETIILSQYHKNDDDEDDGNNTDNSKILRSFDKCSNQNSVCINKSNEKLENILDGGVNMRLPKSEILNQASRLPKLQGMFFDKRRNYWTVSVCGFRKSFGVRTRGVYQAYKLAAEFRNRILENNKGKYYPQRSTSMSSNYKYNTKSGSIIIKDEKVNYSNISEMTSVDEEYDQKKKKASFSSNNINNIDKELYSLNDKESNSSGLYYSFNVKGKTSSNIYDYFLDKKEHDYFATNNSSSNNINNNNNDINNNKKDPKGVPNNLCYDDQYNNIENEEEEEEREREEAERWNMSDKVNNKNNDNKIQIGNNTFGQLKYDSALESNLINFINEVGSSDFLKDAKINNNNNNNNNNHIGGNKKNQHINNNISNSNTLNNSLNVQNISSSNSAISNNGVINNYSPTHIYEVDNLNNSQDYYLKNDEIKNELNKVEDHKNKKDISSTNSLLKHFMNDDILINNKVKHQPYFDSHNNYNKLGHKQVKTSAYTESAIGLGFRKNGYINDCDLVNNNNNNNNDNNNNNNNNNNNMNIKNNDVILNKLISSNHDSKDNSNNNIKDKDREDSNKNIYNNNNNDKSIGSYANSLGVIDNQCENNKGADENTKNFNNNKTLNNYEPENKSYNYSPVLDETLEERDVRINREVSKCKFVDGLIYDEANKCFRIKINGYRKAYSVIRRGVKEAYKLSIESIEQIKRQTQTNNFNNNEQSQVNTNNMTQIYNSSSENSRHGSCYNYQHNHKSKLENSNDNPEEKYDHINNMSNVGHENKQSAEESLFPMLNIDDKYYELLKTSIIICLNDILMNCIPQVFHLYKNINTSNDIKLEDILYTERKRKEQSLKYHIEYTQNSVGVSSLIPYLKLFSTEILNNVLPSAQSLEIQRLIIHSLDIQTYNTLY; via the exons ATGATGAGTGATGCAAACAAAAGACAGCTAAGAACgagaagaaaaaaaactatgaattcattatattataatagtGATTATAGTAATGATATAAGTATAGAAGATTCTAAAAGTAGATTAAGTGGTGGCAAGAAAAGTGAGGGTAGTTCTAGTAAATCAAAAGATGTTATATCATCTTATACTAAGAAATATAGCcctaataataaaaatcataaacatagtaaaaatattatgaatcataaaaatatgatttatAGTGATGAgtatatgaataatatgaatgaagACAATGTAGACAATGAAGAAATTTGTGAGAATCATTTGTATGaggaaaataatgataataatatgaatgatgatatgaatgaaaataatataatagatgaagatgaaaatgaaaatacaAATCTTGTAAATATAGAcgatgaaaatattaatgatgataataataatgaaaataatgataatattgaAGACATGACTAATGAcatgaataataatttaagtcataataatattattagcaatgaaaattcatataataatcaaatAGATAGTACATTTcataatatgaataataaaagaaaagatgaggaacatataaataatgatgatgaatatattcataaaagtaaagataagaaaaaaagtGGATCATTagtacatataaaaaatgaaaatacaaataaattagataataataataataataataaaaataaaaaagatagTGTAAGTGCAAATGGATctaataagaataattgTAATACATCTAGTAGTAATAATCGTAGTAGACATGTACCTAATAATAACGAAATAAATTATGCAAAAATGGCTGAAAAATTACCTCATGTTGTTGGGGTTAGATTTGATAAGTCACAAAATAGATGGCTATCTggtatatgtattaatgGACGATGTATTAACAGATATTTCCCAGTATATAAATTTGGATTTGAAGAAGCTCGTAGGTTAGCCATTCAACATAGGAAAAATTTTGAGACAGCTAATGTAGGGCACTTAAAAAAACAACAGGGTGAGGCTAAAACGTCTCACTTGAATTTGTTGAACCTTAATTCGCAAATACCCAATGACTTTAAAG ATATCcaaggaaaaaataaacttATTTTCAAATACCTTTCTTATGACTCCATTCAAAAAGAGTGGGTTGTAACATACGATTATGACAACAAAGTTCTTGTTAATAAATTTCCTGTAGATATATATGGATACAATAATGCCTACGAAATGGCTGTCCATTGTATCAATAAGcttaatatatgtaatcAGGAAAAGTTgtgtaaaaatattaataaacaAGAGCATTCTAGAGGATTACAAGGTGATTTGttgaataattttaatgataataataataatattaacaataataataatatgaatgataacaataatgtactttataataataataataataataatatacttgataataataataataataatatacttgataataataataataataataataattcgATTGATAATCACAATttgaatttatataataattccagtgaacataataatatgtgtGAAGATTTGAgttcttttaaaatacacaaaaacaaaataagTAGGTTAATTAATTCAGCGCAatcaaattttttaatgaataATCAAAAATCAGAATTGGCTTTGAACGACATTcttaataatgaaaatatgatgaataatttaattaatgaAAAGCAAAAACTAAATATAAaccataataatattaataaaaaattagaagAATTAGAAAATATGAGAAAAGAAGATACTATGTTTTTAAATGATAGTTCTTCTTATTTAAGTACCAACGATATAAAAGTATTGAATGGTATTAAAAGATTAAAAACAGATAATCCTCCTTTTAATAAGCAGGATGAggaatttttattaaattctagaaatttgaataaatattctaGTATGCAAAACAATAATTCTtatgatattttaaatgattcaaattttaatatattaggAAATGAAGGAATGTTTTctttaaatgataaaaaaggtataaataataacgATGTGTcaaaaaatagaaatattacAAATTCTAATTATTTTAAACCTTTCCATGATGAAGcagaaaataatatatatcaattATTGAATGGAAAATATTTAACCAATGAGGATAAAAGTGTACATATCAATCTTTTGAATAGTGTAATGAAGCAAAGTACTATGAACAAATTGTCAAATGAAGACGATctttttgaaaaaaaagaaaaaaaaagaaaattaaagaataatatGCTTGAACAAAAAGGAGATGATCAATTTGtaaatatgaacaaaagGATCGATACGAACTTAGTgagtaataataataatataaatgcatttaacaacaataataataataatattagtaataataatattagtagtaataataatattagtaataataatattagtaataataatgttatcaataataatattagtaataataataatattagtaataataataatattagtaataataataatattagtaataataatattagcaataataatattagcaataataatattagtaataataatattatcaataataatattagcaacaataatattagcaataataatattagcaacaataataataatgtaatCCCTTTTGGTGATGAACATTTTGATGCCTTGTCATTCGATGAGTATCGCAAACGTATTAATAGTAAAAAGAGTaattattcaaatataggagaaaatgaaaaatacAAGAAATTAGCTAACGGATTGTTAGATAATGGTGAAACACTATctaaaaatttaaatgaattaaaaatgtatcATTTGGCaggaaaaaaagaaaaagataataatatgaacagtatgaataatattttatataataataataataataataataataatatgaaatattatacacataatgaacatcataaaaatgaagaattaaaaagGAATCAACTTAATGAAAATGTGAATCATGAGAATATGTTAAATTTGAATCAAATGATAAGAAATATacttaataataatagtgtagataataatgaaaaaataataaaaggtataaatatcttaaaaaatatgactatgaatgataaatttaatttgattaattttaataatcaATGCATGAATTATTCGTATAACAATATGATCAAAAAGGAAAATtatgttaaaaatatatataaaattattaataagGGTTCAGAGGATTCTATTAATTATGATGAATATTTAACTGTCAAGTTAGAAGTTGAGGATGGTGAAGAAAAAGATCAAAAtggggaaaaaaaaaaacacaaCACATCAGAGTCATATAATGAAGGgaaaatgaataaaaaacataaaaagaaaaaaaaaatgaagcaaaataaaatagatGAAGATATTACTGTAAATAATGGAATGATAGGTGAAGGAAACAATGACAAAATTGAAGATACTAATAAAAATGACCatatatcaaataattCAGAAGTTACaaataaagatattataaatggtgaaaaaaattcaaatgATTCTGAAGAAAAGGAGaaggaagaaaaagaagattataatgaaaatatatataataataatatgaatacagataataatacatcAAACAgtaatgatgataatgaacaaataattaataacgaaaatgattatatattaaacaaaacaaataacgaaattaataaagaaataaatacatCATCTATAAATGAATTTAATGATATTGCTTTCCAATTGTGTCCTTGGAAAAAAGGTATTCAATGGAatttgttaaaaaaaatgtggACGTGTAAATTATGGGATAATAAAGGTAATgaaattacaaaaaatattcatataaaaaaaaaagaaggtATTGATATTggatataaatattgtataaaaattcgaacaaattcttttatattttatctatcaaaagaattaaataaatttccACATATTCCTGAAATATCATACGATTTACAAAATCTTCATTTTGTTGTATCTTATAAagataatgaaaagaaaatatattcctTTGAAGATGGAATTTATAAATCATTTATAGACTGTATGGAATATctaaataaacaaaaaagagaatataatgaaaatatttatgatatatccaattttataaaagaaaaaaataatttggaattagatgatatatataaagaattaaattatttcgAATATAATAGAAATGTATTAAGTAATATTTGTGAAGAAACAAAAATTGCATATAGTATAAAACCATGGTTAAGAGGTATTATATGGGAAGataaattgaaaaaatggatagtgttttttaaagataaaaatgaaaactTGAGAATTAGCTTTTTTAGTACATCAGATTATAACGATGATGTTATTATGTCTTATAATAAAGCTTGTGAATATTTTTCACAAGTTAAAGAAtcaaataattttgattCCAATTCAGAGGAATTTGCTCAGTCcattaaaaatgttattaaaaatattcaatttgataaaataatagaACAACAAAATGACgcaaataataatgatcaCAAGAAAGGAAATTTGCAAGAAAAACATGATATACaaacaaattattataataaggTGACACAAGGAAATGAAGGggaaacaaataataataataataataataataataataatgaaggGGAAAATATGACCGACTCTCAAATTGTCTTAAATACAAATGAAATCCATGTCCATAATGTACATGCATTAAAACGTCCTGAAGtcttatataatattggAGAAACACAATCAAaccattttttaaaagataataatatatcgAATGAGCACAAAAGTATGGAAACATTCTATAATGAAAACtcttattataatgatgatattgCTTTTCTAAATTATGCTGATAGTAATGATAGTCTTATGTCAAAAGGAATGTCTCaatatttatcattatcatcaaaaaaaaagaagaaaataagaACTACtgaagatatatataaaagcGAAAATGATGTTTTATCttatcaaaataatgaattatatagcaatgtaaaaaatgaaaactatgatgaaaatatttcagagaataataaaaaatatggaaaaagGAAAATGGAATTGAATTTTTTAAGTCACAgtgaaaataatataagtaataatacttataataataatgattatacaaatgatgataatCATAGTACTAAGGTGTATTCTTCTGATTGTGAAAAGAATACTAATCATAACAAAAAGACGGAACATAAATATGATCAAGAGaacaataaatatttttataataaagataaattattatttgacCACGAAAATGGTACAATTCCaagaaatataaagaagGAATCAAACAATTTAAACAACGAATATAATTTGGATTATTTAAATTCTgaagatattaaaaataataatcatcacaatcacaataataataataataataataataataataatattattattaatggACCATCAAGTGATGGAGAAACAATAATTTTATCACAGTATCAcaaaaatgatgatgatgaagatgatgGAAATAATACAGataattcaaaaatattaagaaGTTTTGATAAGTGTTCAAATCAAAATAgtgtatgtataaataaaagtaatgAGAAACTTGAAAACATTTTAGACGGAGGAGTAAATATGAGATTACCAAAAAGTGAAATTTTAAATCAAGCTTCTAGATTACCAAAATTACAAGGTATGTTTTTTGATAAGAGAAGAAATTATTGGACTGTTAGTGTTTGCGGTTTCAGAAAATCATTTGGTGTTAGGACAAGAGGTGTATATCAAGCATACAAATTAGCAGCTGAATTTCGTAATCGTATATTAGAAAACAATAAAGGTAAATATTATCCTCAAAGAAGTACAAGTATGTCTagtaattataaatataatacaaagAGTGGATccataattataaaagatgaaaaagTGAATTATAGTAATATATCTGAAATGACATCTGTAGATGAAGAATATGatcagaaaaaaaaaaaggcTTCGTTTTCttctaataatattaataatattgataaagaattatattcattaaatGACAAAGAAAGTAATAGTAGTGgattatattattcttttaatgTAAAAGGGAAAACCAgttcaaatatatatgattattttttagaTAAAAAAGAACATGACTATTTCGCAACtaataatagtagtagtaataatataaataataataataatgatattaataataataagaaagaTCCAAAAGGCGTACCTAATAATTTATGTTATGATGatcaatataataatattgaaaatgAAGAGGAAGAAGAGGAAAGGGAAAGGGAAGAAGCTGAAAGATGGAATATGTCAGATAAAgtgaataataaaaataatgataataaaattcaaattggtaataatacttttggacaattaaaatatgataGTGCTTTAGAATCAAACCTTATCAATTTTATAAACGAGGTAGGTTCATCTGATTTTTTGAAAGATGCcaaaattaataataataataataataataataataatcatattggtggaaataaaaagaatcaacatataaataataatattagcAATAGTAATACTTTAAATAATAGCTTAAATGttcaaaatatttcttctaGTAATAGTGCTATAAGTAATAATGGagttataaataattattcacctacacatatatatgaagTAGACAATCTCAATAATAGTCAAGATTactatttaaaaaatgatgaaataaaaaatgaattaaataaagtggaggatcataaaaataaaaaggatattTCAAGCACAAATAGTCTACTAAAACATTTTATGaatgatgatatattaataaataataaagtaAAACACCAACCCTATTTTGATAGTCACAACAATTATAATAAGTTAGGACACAAACAAGTGAAAACATCTGCTTATACGGAAAGTGCAATTGGATTAGGCTTTAGAAAAAATggatatattaatgattGTGACTTagttaataataataataataataataatgataataataataataataataataataataataacatgaatataaagaacaatgatgttatattaaataaattgaTATCTTCTAACCACGATAGTAAAGATAACAgtaataacaatattaagGATAAAGATAGAGAAgatagtaataaaaatatttataataataataataatgataaatcTATTGGTAGTTATGCAAACAGTCTTGGTGTAATAGACAATCAATGTGAGAATAATAAAGGAGCAGATGAAAACacaaaaaattttaataataataaaacattaaataattatgaacCAGAAAATAAGTCTTATAATTACAGTCCAGTGTTAGATGAAACTTTAGAAGAAAGAGATGTGAGAATAAATAGAGAGGTAAGCAAATGTAAATTTGTAGATGGattaatatatgatgaagctaataaatgttttcgaataaaaattaatggTTATAGAAAAGCATATTCTGTTATTAGAAGAGGAGTAAAAGAAGCTTATAAATTAAGTATTGAATCTATAGAACAAATTAAAAGACAAACACAAactaataattttaataataatgaacaGTCACAAgttaatacaaataatatgacacagatatataattcaaGTTCTGAAAATTCAAGACATGGATCatgttataattatcaaCATAATCATAAAAGTAAACTAGAGAATTCGAATGATAATCCtgaagaaaaatatgacCACATCAATAATATGAGCAATGTAGGACATGAAAATAAACAG agCGCTGAAGAAAGTTTGTTTCCAATGTTAAATATAgatgataaatattatgaacTTCTTAAAACAtccattattatatgtCTGAACGATATACTTATGAATTGTATACCTCAAGTATTTCACCTATACAAAAATATCAATACATCAAATGACATAAAATTagaagatatattatacactgaaaggaaaagaaaagaacAGTCCTTAAAATATCATATTGAATATACACAAAATTCTGTAGGTGTGTCATCCCTTATACCTTACTTGAAATTATTTAGTACCgaaattttaaataacGTTTTACCATCAGCACAATCCTTGGAAATACAAAGATTAATAATTCATTCGTTGGATAtacaaacatataatacattatattaa